From Drosophila nasuta strain 15112-1781.00 chromosome X, ASM2355853v1, whole genome shotgun sequence, one genomic window encodes:
- the LOC132795209 gene encoding uncharacterized protein LOC132795209: MSQLPTQAPHPPTGTQQPLQPPPPMGQNIAPTGAFPGSLTPGWNDPPPISAEAASNLNSRRPRLDLRKRVAYPMDQPPLQPQPQPPL; the protein is encoded by the exons ATGAGCCAACTGCCAACGCAAGCGCCACATCCACCAACGGGAACACAACAGCCACTGCAGCCGCCACCACCAATGGGCCAGAACATTGCACCCACTGGCGCCTTTCCAG GTTCACTAACACCCGGCTGGAACGATCCGCCACCAATTTCTGCGGAAGCGGCCAGCAATCTCAACTCCCGAAGACCCCGACTGGATCTGCGAAAACGCGTGGCATATCCAATGGATCAGCCACCGCTgcagccacagccgcagccACCACTTTGA
- the LOC132795207 gene encoding thioredoxin reductase 1, mitochondrial isoform X1: MSLTLWNSRFSVTLLRQHTTIFTSAAPITAAHSLHYNYTFSTNSKSQQRRNLATTTSNYDYDLVVIGGGSGGLACAKEAVANGARVACLDFVKPTPTGTKWGIGGTCVNVGCIPKKLMHQASLLGESVHEAAAYGWNVDEKIKPDWNKLVTSVQNHIKSVNWVTRIDMRDKKVEYINGLGSFVDSHTLSAKLKSGDRTITAQTFVIAVGGRPRYPNIPGAVEYGITSDDIFSLDHEPGKTLVVGAGYIGLECAGFLKGLGYEPTVMVRSIVLRGFDQQMAGLVAASMEERGIPFLHKTVPLSVEKQADGRLLVKYENTETGEVASDVFDTVLWAIGRKGLVEDLNLQNAGVLVQKDKIPVDSEETTNVPHIYAVGDIIYGKPELTPVAVLAGRLLARRLYGDSDLRMDYADVATTVFTPLEYACVGLSEEDAVKAHGADEIEVFHGYYKPTEFFIPQKSVRYCYVKAVAQRSGEQRVYGLHYLGPVAGEVIQGFAAALKSGLTIPTLMNTVGIHPTTAEEFTRLSITKRSGLDPTPASCCS; the protein is encoded by the exons ATGTCGCTGACACTTTGGAATTCGAGATTTTCCGTAACGTTATTGCGCCAGCACACGACGATATTTACGTCAGCTGCTCCAATAACAGCTGCGCATAGTTTACACTACAACTACACGTTCAGTACGAATTCGAAATCACAACAACGGAGAAatctagcaacaacaacaa GTAACTATGATTACGATCTGGTTGTGATTGGTGGCGGTTCCGGTGGCTTGGCCTGCGCCAAGGAGGCTGTGGCCAATGGCGCTCGTGTTGCCTGCCTGGACTTTGTCAAGCCGACGCCAACGGGTACCAAATGGGGTATTGGCGGCACCTGTGTCAATGTCGGTTGCATACCAAAGAAGCTGATGCATCAGGCTTCGCTGCTGGGCGAGTCTGTGCATGAGGCTGCCGCTTATGGCTGGAATGTGGATGAGAAGATCAAGCCCGATTGGAACAAACTGGTCACCTCGGTGCAAAATCACATCAAGTCTGTCAACTGGGTGACTCGCATCGATATGCGTGACAA GAAAGTGGAGTACATCAATGGCTTGGGCTCCTTTGTGgactcacacacactgtcCGCTAAACTGAAGAGCGGCGATCGCACAATCACCGCCCAGACCTTTGTGATTGCTGTGGGCGGTCGTCCACGCTACCCCAATATTCCCGGCGCCGTTGAGTATGGCATCACCAGCGATGATATCTTCAGTCTGGACCACGAGCCCGGCAAGACACTTGTCGTGGGCGCTGGCT ACATCGGCCTGGAGTGCGCTGGCTTCCTGAAGGGTCTGGGCTATGAGCCCACTGTGATGGTCCGTTCGATTGTGCTGCGTGGCTTCGATCAGCAAATGGCCGGTCTGGTTGCCGCCTCCATGGAGGAACGTGGCATCCCATTCTTGCACAAAACCGTGCCTCTGTCCGTGGAGAAGCAAGCCGATGGCCGCCTGTTGGTCAAGTACGAGAACACAGAGACTGGCGAGGTGGCCAGCGATGTCTTCGATACGGTGCTGTGGGCCATTGGCCGCAAGGGTCTTGTCGAGGATCTCAATCTGCAGAATGCCGGCGTCTTGGTGCAAAAGGACAAGATTCCCGTGGACAGCGAAGAGACAACCAATGTGCCCCACATCTATGCTGTTGGTGATATTATCTATGGCAAGCCCGAGCTGACCCCCGTCGCTGTGTTGGCCGGTCGCCTGCTGGCGCGTCGTCTCTACGGCGACTCTGATCTGCGCATGGACTATGCCGATGTGGCAACCACTGTGTTTACGCCCCTTGAGTATGCCTGCGTCGGCCTGAGCGAGGAGGATGCCGTTAAGGCGCACGGTGCCGATGAAATCGAAGTGTTCCACGGCTACTACAAGCCCACGGAGTTCTTCATTCCCCAGAAAAGCGTGCGCTATTGCTATGTGAAGGCAGTGGCCCAACGCTCTGGCGAGCAGCGTGTCTATGGCCTGCACTATCTGGGCCCCGTGGCCGGTGAGGTTATCCAGGGCTTTGCGGCCGCACTCAAGTCTGGCTTGACCATTCCCACGCTGATGAACACGGTGGGCATCCACCCAACCACCGCGGAGGAGTTTACACGTCTGAGCATCACCAAGCGCTCTGGCTTGGACCCCACACCagccagctgctgcagctaA
- the LOC132795503 gene encoding LOW QUALITY PROTEIN: thioredoxin reductase 1, mitochondrial-like (The sequence of the model RefSeq protein was modified relative to this genomic sequence to represent the inferred CDS: inserted 1 base in 1 codon): protein MHLFEFVPASLADKQPSQGRSIYRSAYLDIRLRPQMEQERFRLALILIPICVLCLFAGNYDYDLVVIGGGSGGLACAKEAVANGARVACLDFVKPTPTGTKWGIGGTCVNVGCIPKKLMHQASLLGESVHEAAAYGWNVDEKIKPDWNKLVTSVQNHIKSVNWVTRIDMRDKKVEYINGLGSFVDSHTLSAKLKSGDRTITAQTFVIAVGGRPRYPNIPGAVEYGITSDDIFSLDHEPGKTLVVGAGYIGLECAGFLKGLGYEPTVMVRSIVLRGFDQQMAGLVAASMEERGIPFLHKTVPLSVEKQADGRLLVKYENTETGEVASDVFDTVLWAIGRKGLVEDLNLQNAGVLVXKDKIPVDSEETTNVPHIYAVGDIIYGKPELTPVAVLAGRLLARRLYGDSDLRMDYADVATTVFTPLEYACVGLSEEDAVKAHGADEIEVFHGYYKPTEFFIPQKSVRYCYVKAVAQRSGEQRVYGLHYLGPVAGEVIQGFAAALKSGLTIPTLMNTVGIHPTTAEEFTRLSITKRSGLDPTPASCCS, encoded by the exons ATGCATCTGTTCGAGTTTGTGCCCGCTTCGCTGGCTGATAAGCAGCCCTCGCAGGGTCGCAGCATTTATCGTTCCGCCTATTTGGACATACGATTGCGTCCCCAAATGGAGCAGG AACGCTTTCGACTTGCATTGATTTTAATTCCTATTTGTGTTCTTTGCCTATTCGCAGGTAACTATGATTACGATCTGGTTGTGATTGGTGGCGGTTCCGGTGGCTTGGCCTGCGCCAAGGAGGCTGTGGCCAATGGCGCTCGTGTTGCCTGCCTGGACTTTGTCAAGCCGACGCCAACGGGTACCAAATGGGGTATTGGCGGCACCTGTGTCAATGTCGGTTGCATACCAAAGAAGCTGATGCATCAGGCTTCGCTGCTGGGCGAGTCTGTGCATGAGGCTGCCGCTTATGGCTGGAATGTGGATGAGAAGATCAAGCCCGATTGGAACAAACTGGTCACCTCGGTGCAAAATCACATCAAGTCTGTCAACTGGGTGACTCGCATCGATATGCGTGACAA GAAAGTGGAGTACATCAATGGCTTGGGCTCCTTTGTGgactcacacacactgtcCGCTAAACTGAAGAGCGGCGATCGCACAATCACCGCCCAGACCTTTGTGATTGCTGTGGGCGGTCGTCCACGCTACCCCAATATTCCCGGCGCCGTTGAGTATGGCATCACCAGCGATGATATCTTCAGTCTGGACCACGAGCCCGGCAAGACACTTGTCGTGGGCGCTGGCT ACATCGGCCTGGAGTGCGCTGGCTTCCTGAAGGGTCTGGGCTATGAGCCCACTGTGATGGTCCGTTCGATTGTGCTGCGTGGCTTCGATCAGCAAATGGCCGGTCTGGTTGCCGCCTCCATGGAGGAACGTGGCATCCCATTCTTGCACAAAACCGTGCCTCTGTCCGTGGAGAAGCAAGCCGATGGCCGCCTGTTGGTCAAGTACGAGAACACAGAGACTGGCGAGGTGGCCAGCGATGTCTTCGATACGGTGCTGTGGGCCATTGGCCGCAAGGGTCTTGTCGAGGATCTCAATCTGCAGAATGCCGGCGTCTTGG CAAAGGACAAGATTCCCGTGGACAGCGAAGAGACAACCAATGTGCCCCACATCTATGCTGTTGGTGATATTATCTATGGCAAGCCCGAGCTGACCCCCGTCGCTGTGTTGGCCGGTCGCCTGCTGGCGCGTCGTCTCTACGGCGACTCTGATCTGCGCATGGACTATGCCGATGTGGCAACCACTGTGTTTACGCCCCTTGAGTATGCCTGCGTCGGCCTGAGCGAGGAGGATGCCGTTAAGGCGCACGGTGCCGATGAAATCGAAGTGTTCCACGGCTACTACAAGCCCACGGAGTTCTTCATTCCCCAGAAAAGCGTGCGCTATTGCTATGTGAAGGCAGTGGCCCAACGCTCTGGCGAGCAGCGTGTCTATGGCCTGCACTATCTGGGCCCCGTGGCCGGTGAGGTTATCCAGGGCTTTGCGGCCGCACTCAAGTCTGGCTTGACCATTCCCACGCTGATGAACACGGTGGGCATCCACCCAACCACCGCGGAGGAGTTTACACGTCTGAGCATCACCAAGCGCTCTGGCTTGGACCCCACACCagccagctgctgcagctaA
- the LOC132795208 gene encoding C-signal codes for MKSILITGCNRGLGLGLVKAFNSLPEPPQHLFTTCRNLEQATELTELAKKHSNIHVLEIDLKNFDDYDKLVGQIADVTKDAGLNVLFNNAGVATKSVRLGATKQQDLLDTLQTNTVAPIMLSKACLPLLKKASQANEEQKMGVGRAAIINMSSILGSIQSNVEGGMYAYRTSKAALNAATKSMSIDLRDQKILCISLHPGWVRTDMGGGNAPLDVTTSTDQIVETICKLNESHNGGFYQYDGAQLPW; via the exons ATGAAATCGATTTTGATAACCGGCTGCAATCGAGGCCTCGGCTTGGGCCTCGTCAAGGCGTTTAACTCGTTGCCGGAGCCGCCGCAGCATCTTTTTACCACCTGCCGCAATTTAGAGCAGGCCACA GAGCTTACTGAACTGGCCAAAAAGCATTCGAACATACATGTGCTTGAGATTG ACCTAAAAAACTTTGACGACTATGACAAACTGGTGGGTCAAATTGCTGATGTTACCAAAGATGCTGGTCTCAACGTGCTCTTCAACAATGCTGGTGTTGCCACAAAGTCGGTGCGTCTTGGTGCCACCAAGCAGCAGGATCTGCTCGATACGCTTCAGACGAACACTGTGGCGCCCATAATGCTGAGCAAGGCCTGTTTGCCGCTCTTGAAGAAGGCCTCGCAGGCCAATGAGGAGCAAAAAATGGGCGTGGGACGGGCGGCCATCATCAATATGAGCTCAATACTTGGTTCGATACAGTCGAATGTGGAGGGCGGCATGTATGCGTATCGCACTTCGAAGGCTGCCCTAAATGCGGCCACCAAATCGATGAGTATCGATCTGCGTGACCAGAAGATACTCTGCATTAGCCTGCATCCGGGTTGGGTGCGCACGGACATGGGAGGTGGCAATGCGCCCCTTGATGTGACCACAAGCACCGACCAAATCGTTGAGACTATTTGCAAGTTGAATGAGTCTCACAACGGTGGCTTCTATCAATACGATGGTGCTCAACTGCCCTGGTAA
- the LOC132795207 gene encoding thioredoxin reductase 1, mitochondrial isoform X2 yields MAPVDKGNYDYDLVVIGGGSGGLACAKEAVANGARVACLDFVKPTPTGTKWGIGGTCVNVGCIPKKLMHQASLLGESVHEAAAYGWNVDEKIKPDWNKLVTSVQNHIKSVNWVTRIDMRDKKVEYINGLGSFVDSHTLSAKLKSGDRTITAQTFVIAVGGRPRYPNIPGAVEYGITSDDIFSLDHEPGKTLVVGAGYIGLECAGFLKGLGYEPTVMVRSIVLRGFDQQMAGLVAASMEERGIPFLHKTVPLSVEKQADGRLLVKYENTETGEVASDVFDTVLWAIGRKGLVEDLNLQNAGVLVQKDKIPVDSEETTNVPHIYAVGDIIYGKPELTPVAVLAGRLLARRLYGDSDLRMDYADVATTVFTPLEYACVGLSEEDAVKAHGADEIEVFHGYYKPTEFFIPQKSVRYCYVKAVAQRSGEQRVYGLHYLGPVAGEVIQGFAAALKSGLTIPTLMNTVGIHPTTAEEFTRLSITKRSGLDPTPASCCS; encoded by the exons ATGGCGCCCGTCGATAAAG GTAACTATGATTACGATCTGGTTGTGATTGGTGGCGGTTCCGGTGGCTTGGCCTGCGCCAAGGAGGCTGTGGCCAATGGCGCTCGTGTTGCCTGCCTGGACTTTGTCAAGCCGACGCCAACGGGTACCAAATGGGGTATTGGCGGCACCTGTGTCAATGTCGGTTGCATACCAAAGAAGCTGATGCATCAGGCTTCGCTGCTGGGCGAGTCTGTGCATGAGGCTGCCGCTTATGGCTGGAATGTGGATGAGAAGATCAAGCCCGATTGGAACAAACTGGTCACCTCGGTGCAAAATCACATCAAGTCTGTCAACTGGGTGACTCGCATCGATATGCGTGACAA GAAAGTGGAGTACATCAATGGCTTGGGCTCCTTTGTGgactcacacacactgtcCGCTAAACTGAAGAGCGGCGATCGCACAATCACCGCCCAGACCTTTGTGATTGCTGTGGGCGGTCGTCCACGCTACCCCAATATTCCCGGCGCCGTTGAGTATGGCATCACCAGCGATGATATCTTCAGTCTGGACCACGAGCCCGGCAAGACACTTGTCGTGGGCGCTGGCT ACATCGGCCTGGAGTGCGCTGGCTTCCTGAAGGGTCTGGGCTATGAGCCCACTGTGATGGTCCGTTCGATTGTGCTGCGTGGCTTCGATCAGCAAATGGCCGGTCTGGTTGCCGCCTCCATGGAGGAACGTGGCATCCCATTCTTGCACAAAACCGTGCCTCTGTCCGTGGAGAAGCAAGCCGATGGCCGCCTGTTGGTCAAGTACGAGAACACAGAGACTGGCGAGGTGGCCAGCGATGTCTTCGATACGGTGCTGTGGGCCATTGGCCGCAAGGGTCTTGTCGAGGATCTCAATCTGCAGAATGCCGGCGTCTTGGTGCAAAAGGACAAGATTCCCGTGGACAGCGAAGAGACAACCAATGTGCCCCACATCTATGCTGTTGGTGATATTATCTATGGCAAGCCCGAGCTGACCCCCGTCGCTGTGTTGGCCGGTCGCCTGCTGGCGCGTCGTCTCTACGGCGACTCTGATCTGCGCATGGACTATGCCGATGTGGCAACCACTGTGTTTACGCCCCTTGAGTATGCCTGCGTCGGCCTGAGCGAGGAGGATGCCGTTAAGGCGCACGGTGCCGATGAAATCGAAGTGTTCCACGGCTACTACAAGCCCACGGAGTTCTTCATTCCCCAGAAAAGCGTGCGCTATTGCTATGTGAAGGCAGTGGCCCAACGCTCTGGCGAGCAGCGTGTCTATGGCCTGCACTATCTGGGCCCCGTGGCCGGTGAGGTTATCCAGGGCTTTGCGGCCGCACTCAAGTCTGGCTTGACCATTCCCACGCTGATGAACACGGTGGGCATCCACCCAACCACCGCGGAGGAGTTTACACGTCTGAGCATCACCAAGCGCTCTGGCTTGGACCCCACACCagccagctgctgcagctaA